In the genome of Kitasatospora cathayae, one region contains:
- a CDS encoding SigE family RNA polymerase sigma factor, which yields MTAAAPGAADSGAGTDAGTSEDLLTATYQAHYRSLLRLAALLLDDLSTCEDVVQEAFIRVHAARRRVREPEKTLAYLRQTVVNLSRSTLRRRILGLRLLPKPMPDMASAEEGAYDALERDQLKAALKGLQRRQREVLVLRYFVDMTEAQVAETLGISLGSVKAYGSRGLAALRIQMEAGHG from the coding sequence ATGACGGCGGCCGCACCCGGTGCGGCGGACTCCGGTGCCGGTACCGACGCGGGTACCAGCGAGGACCTGCTCACCGCGACCTACCAGGCGCACTACCGCTCGCTGCTGCGGCTCGCCGCGCTGCTCCTGGACGACCTCTCCACCTGCGAGGACGTCGTGCAGGAGGCCTTCATCCGGGTGCACGCCGCCCGGCGCCGGGTGCGCGAGCCCGAGAAGACCCTGGCCTACCTGCGGCAGACGGTGGTCAACCTGTCGCGCTCCACGCTGCGCCGCCGGATCCTCGGCCTGCGACTGCTGCCGAAGCCCATGCCTGACATGGCCAGTGCAGAAGAAGGTGCCTACGATGCCCTGGAGCGCGACCAGCTGAAGGCCGCGCTCAAGGGTCTGCAACGCCGTCAGCGGGAGGTTCTGGTGCTGCGTTACTTCGTGGACATGACGGAGGCGCAGGTCGCCGAGACCCTGGGCATCTCGCTCGGTTCCGTGAAGGCGTACGGCTCACGCGGACTCGCCGCCCTCCGGATCCAGATGGAGGCCGGACATGGCTGA
- a CDS encoding SURF1 family protein: protein MYRFLLTPRWLGGTALAMAAVVVCVWLGSWQLGRFEDRVSTHQETKASLTASGEARPIDALLGPTTPQVTTETVGKPVTVTGSFDTEHQLLVPNRVLDGKQGYYVLTPLRTADGHAVAVVRGWAPGAPSGAAPAAEAAPTGQVTVTGRLQANESVGSNGAVAGGLPAGQLGMINRASLLNVLAYDGWYDGWVAADQVPAGLTAVPTVQPQGGDGLTLRAFQNLGYTLEWFVFAGFVIFMWFRLLRREAEAEQDRALGLDPVLD, encoded by the coding sequence GTGTACCGGTTCCTCCTGACTCCGCGCTGGCTGGGCGGCACCGCCCTGGCGATGGCGGCCGTGGTGGTGTGCGTCTGGCTGGGCTCCTGGCAGCTCGGCCGGTTCGAGGACCGCGTCTCCACCCACCAGGAGACCAAGGCGTCGCTCACCGCATCGGGTGAAGCCCGGCCGATCGACGCGCTGCTCGGCCCGACCACCCCGCAGGTGACCACGGAGACCGTCGGCAAGCCCGTCACGGTGACCGGAAGCTTCGACACGGAGCACCAACTCCTCGTCCCCAATCGGGTGTTGGACGGCAAGCAGGGCTACTACGTGCTCACTCCGCTGCGCACCGCCGACGGACACGCCGTCGCCGTGGTGCGGGGCTGGGCACCCGGCGCCCCGTCCGGCGCCGCCCCCGCGGCCGAGGCGGCCCCCACCGGGCAGGTGACGGTGACCGGGCGGCTGCAGGCCAACGAGTCGGTGGGCAGCAACGGCGCGGTCGCGGGCGGCCTGCCCGCCGGGCAGCTCGGCATGATCAACCGGGCCTCGCTGCTGAACGTGCTGGCCTACGACGGCTGGTACGACGGCTGGGTGGCCGCCGACCAGGTGCCCGCCGGGCTGACCGCGGTCCCGACCGTGCAGCCGCAGGGCGGGGACGGGCTCACCCTGCGGGCGTTCCAGAACCTGGGCTACACCCTGGAGTGGTTCGTCTTCGCGGGCTTCGTGATCTTCATGTGGTTCCGCCTGCTGCGCCGGGAGGCGGAGGCGGAGCAGGACCGGGCCCTCGGGCTGGACCCGGTCCTGGACTGA
- a CDS encoding S9 family peptidase, translated as MSEEKSAVPAWEQRFRAARVSLPDWAEDAPDRALYVSNATGTYEVYAWDRATGTHRRVTDRPNGTTDAELSPDGAWVWWFDDHDGDEFGVWRRQPFAGGPDEEAVPGLAPSYSAGLALGRDGTVVVGRSTDEHGTTLHLRRPGAAEPVEIYRHEEYGGVGDLSHDATLLAIDHTEHGDAMHSAIRVVRITADAVETVAELDEVTGRDEPRGVACLGFAPVEGDTRLLVAHQRTGRWEPMIWDVATGAETALPLRDEQGRELPGDVSAQWRPGAAELLVEHEYEARSELFTYTLADGRLTRLETPRGTVGGATARPDGTVEYLWSSAAEPSAVRSTAGAVVLRAPGPVPPASVPVEDVWVDGPGGRVHALVQRPRTAGPGPYPTVFEIHGGPTHHDSDAFAAGPAAWLDHGFAVVRVNYRGSTGYGQAWTDALHERVGLIELEDIAAVREWAVSSGLADPRRLVLTGGSWGGYLTLLGLGVQPDSWSLGVAAVPVADYHAAYADEMEALKSLDRTLFGGTPEEVPERFTASSPLTYVERVRVPVYISAGVNDPRCPIRQIDNYVERLEQLGKPHEVYRYDAGHGSLVVEERIKQLRLEIDFVRRHLGVPGGSTGGAG; from the coding sequence ATGAGCGAGGAGAAGAGCGCCGTACCGGCGTGGGAGCAGCGGTTCCGGGCAGCACGGGTGTCACTGCCCGACTGGGCCGAGGACGCCCCCGACCGGGCGCTGTACGTGTCCAACGCGACCGGCACCTACGAGGTCTACGCCTGGGACCGTGCCACCGGCACCCACCGCAGGGTCACCGACCGTCCGAACGGCACCACCGACGCCGAGCTGTCCCCGGACGGCGCCTGGGTCTGGTGGTTCGACGACCACGACGGCGACGAGTTCGGCGTCTGGCGCCGCCAGCCCTTCGCGGGCGGCCCGGACGAGGAGGCCGTGCCCGGCCTCGCCCCCTCCTACTCGGCCGGTCTGGCCCTCGGCCGCGACGGCACGGTGGTCGTCGGCCGGTCCACCGACGAGCACGGCACCACCCTCCACCTGCGCCGCCCGGGCGCGGCGGAGCCGGTCGAGATCTACCGGCACGAGGAGTACGGCGGCGTCGGCGACCTCAGCCACGACGCCACCCTGCTCGCGATCGACCACACCGAGCACGGCGACGCGATGCACTCCGCGATCCGGGTGGTCCGGATCACCGCCGACGCTGTCGAGACGGTCGCCGAGCTGGACGAGGTCACCGGCCGGGACGAGCCGCGCGGCGTCGCCTGCCTGGGCTTCGCCCCGGTCGAGGGCGACACCCGGCTGCTGGTCGCCCACCAGCGCACCGGCCGCTGGGAGCCGATGATCTGGGACGTGGCCACCGGCGCCGAGACCGCCCTCCCGCTGCGCGACGAGCAGGGCCGCGAGCTGCCCGGCGACGTCTCCGCGCAGTGGCGCCCGGGCGCGGCGGAGCTGCTGGTCGAGCACGAGTACGAGGCGCGCAGCGAGCTGTTCACCTACACGCTCGCGGACGGTCGGCTGACCCGCCTGGAGACCCCGCGCGGCACCGTCGGGGGCGCGACCGCCCGTCCGGACGGCACCGTGGAGTACCTGTGGTCCTCCGCCGCCGAGCCGTCCGCCGTGCGCTCCACCGCCGGTGCGGTCGTACTGCGGGCACCCGGCCCGGTGCCGCCCGCCTCCGTCCCGGTCGAGGACGTCTGGGTGGACGGGCCCGGCGGGCGGGTGCACGCCTTGGTGCAGCGCCCGCGCACGGCCGGTCCGGGCCCGTACCCGACCGTGTTCGAGATCCACGGCGGCCCGACCCACCACGACAGCGACGCCTTCGCGGCCGGCCCGGCGGCCTGGCTGGACCACGGCTTCGCGGTGGTCCGGGTCAACTACCGCGGCTCGACCGGCTACGGCCAGGCCTGGACCGACGCGCTGCACGAACGGGTCGGCCTGATCGAGCTGGAGGACATCGCGGCCGTCCGGGAGTGGGCGGTCTCCAGCGGCCTGGCCGATCCGCGGCGGCTGGTGCTCACCGGCGGCAGCTGGGGCGGCTACCTGACCCTGCTCGGCCTGGGCGTGCAGCCCGACAGCTGGTCGCTGGGCGTCGCCGCCGTGCCGGTCGCGGACTACCACGCCGCGTACGCCGACGAGATGGAGGCGCTCAAGTCGCTGGACCGCACGCTCTTCGGCGGCACCCCGGAGGAGGTCCCGGAGCGCTTCACCGCCTCCTCGCCGCTGACCTACGTCGAGCGGGTGCGGGTGCCGGTGTACATCAGCGCCGGGGTCAACGACCCGCGCTGCCCGATCCGGCAGATCGACAACTACGTCGAGCGGCTGGAGCAGCTCGGCAAGCCGCACGAGGTGTACCGGTACGACGCCGGGCACGGCTCGCTGGTCGTGGAGGAGCGGATCAAGCAGCTGCGGCTGGAGATCGACTTCGTCCGGCGGCATCTGGGCGTTCCGGGCGGGAGCACCGGAGGAGCTGGGTGA
- a CDS encoding MFS transporter, translating to MSTALETRPPAEAAAAPAEQAPAPRGLLPVVLTATFMTALDTFVVNVAVPSVQADLGAGPAVVQWVMAGFGLALAVGLVTAGRLGDRYGRRRVFALGLALFTLASAGCGLAPTAAALVGGRVAQGLAAALMGPQVLAILRTAFSGAAQARAFARYGLTMGIGAVFGQLIGGLLIRADLLGLGWRSCFLINLPIGLAALAAVRRCLPESRAPQRPGLDPVGVLLVSVALTALVLPLIQGPGLHWPLWTVLCLAAAGVLLAAFAVHQHRTTATGTPLVDTRLFRGRAFRTGLLAQLAFWLGQASFFLVLALHLQLGRGLDALGSGLVFTAIGLGYLLTSNATHLVTARLGERRTITVGGLLMAVGLGLLALAAHDAAEASVWWLAPGLFVDGLGMGLVIAPVTTVVLAAVEPELAGAAAGVVATVQQVGGAVGIALIGLLYYGAGDPTAAFGRSVTALAVLELVLVGLVRLLPRRS from the coding sequence ATGAGCACCGCCCTGGAAACCCGGCCGCCGGCCGAAGCCGCGGCAGCCCCGGCGGAGCAGGCACCCGCCCCCAGGGGCCTGCTGCCGGTCGTCCTGACCGCCACCTTCATGACCGCGCTCGACACCTTCGTCGTCAACGTCGCCGTCCCCTCCGTCCAGGCCGACCTGGGCGCCGGCCCGGCGGTCGTCCAGTGGGTGATGGCCGGGTTCGGCCTGGCCCTCGCCGTCGGGCTGGTCACCGCCGGGCGGCTCGGCGACCGGTACGGCCGGCGCCGGGTGTTCGCGCTCGGCCTGGCCCTGTTCACCCTCGCCTCGGCGGGCTGCGGCCTCGCCCCCACCGCCGCCGCGCTGGTCGGCGGACGGGTCGCCCAGGGCCTGGCGGCCGCGCTGATGGGCCCGCAGGTGCTGGCGATCCTGCGGACGGCGTTCAGCGGCGCCGCGCAGGCCCGGGCCTTCGCCCGGTACGGGCTGACCATGGGCATTGGCGCGGTGTTCGGTCAGCTGATCGGCGGGTTGCTGATCCGCGCGGACCTGCTCGGCCTCGGCTGGCGCAGCTGCTTCCTGATCAACCTGCCGATCGGCCTTGCCGCCCTGGCCGCCGTCCGCCGCTGCCTGCCGGAGTCGCGCGCCCCGCAGCGGCCGGGGCTGGACCCGGTCGGCGTGCTGCTGGTGTCCGTCGCGCTGACCGCGCTGGTGCTGCCGCTGATCCAGGGCCCCGGCCTGCACTGGCCGCTGTGGACGGTGCTCTGCCTCGCCGCCGCGGGCGTCCTGCTCGCCGCCTTCGCCGTCCACCAGCACCGCACCACCGCGACCGGCACCCCGCTGGTCGACACCCGGCTGTTCCGCGGCCGCGCCTTCCGCACCGGACTGCTCGCCCAGCTCGCCTTCTGGCTGGGCCAGGCCTCCTTCTTCCTGGTCCTGGCCCTGCACCTGCAGCTGGGCCGCGGCCTGGACGCGCTGGGTTCCGGGTTGGTGTTCACCGCGATCGGCCTCGGCTACCTGCTCACCTCGAACGCCACCCACCTGGTCACCGCCCGCCTCGGCGAGCGCCGCACGATCACCGTCGGCGGGCTGCTGATGGCCGTCGGGCTGGGTCTGCTCGCCCTGGCCGCCCACGACGCGGCGGAGGCGAGCGTCTGGTGGCTGGCGCCCGGGCTGTTCGTGGACGGCCTCGGCATGGGCCTGGTGATCGCCCCGGTCACCACCGTCGTCCTGGCGGCCGTCGAGCCCGAGCTGGCCGGTGCGGCGGCCGGGGTGGTGGCCACCGTGCAGCAGGTCGGCGGCGCGGTCGGGATCGCGCTGATCGGACTGCTCTACTACGGCGCCGGCGACCCGACCGCCGCTTTCGGCCGCAGCGTGACGGCGCTGGCGGTGCTGGAGCTGGTGCTGGTGGGACTGGTCCGGCTGCTGCCGCGCCGTTCGTGA
- a CDS encoding nuclear transport factor 2 family protein: protein MTEITAATLQQLAERYLAVWNETDPAARRKLIDEVWAEDGRYTDPLAAVVGRDAIDALIGAAQAQFPGLEFTLGPVDAHHDIARFTWNLGPAGAEPVVIGFDVLAATPEGRIGTVHGFLDRVPGA from the coding sequence ATGACCGAGATCACCGCCGCCACCCTCCAGCAGCTCGCCGAGCGCTACCTGGCGGTCTGGAACGAGACCGATCCGGCGGCCCGCCGCAAGCTGATCGACGAGGTGTGGGCCGAGGACGGCCGCTACACCGACCCGCTGGCCGCCGTCGTCGGCCGGGACGCCATCGACGCGCTGATCGGCGCGGCCCAGGCCCAGTTCCCGGGGCTGGAGTTCACCCTCGGCCCGGTGGACGCGCACCACGACATCGCCCGGTTCACCTGGAACCTCGGGCCGGCGGGCGCCGAGCCGGTGGTGATCGGCTTCGACGTGCTGGCGGCCACCCCGGAGGGCCGGATCGGCACCGTGCACGGGTTCCTGGACCGCGTCCCGGGCGCCTGA
- a CDS encoding AAA family ATPase: MLYGREHEQAAVDGLLARARDGRSGVLLLRGEAGIGKTALLDDAVARAGTAFRVIRAAGVEYEAELPFAGLSLLLAPGLDRLDVLPGPQRRALEAAFGLGEEPTAPADRLLVGLATLGLLAELAAEQPLLCVLDDVQWLDRASLDALLLAARRLQAEGVALLLAARTEGGAPTSERQLGLPEMRVTGLAEADATRLLSERAGPDLPAAVRDRLLAEAAGNPLALTELPVATGPQAHTAGGLPLTSRLLIAFHGQVTGLPPATQTLLLVAAAEESGELDVVLPAAAGLGIDAEHLTPAEESGLVTVTPDRRIAFRHPLLRSAILQRAPHHQRLTVHRTIAGVLPEGDRRTWHLALAATAPDAALADALERTAVRTGRRGGHGGAAAYERAARLTPDRDGATRRLVLAAEAATEEGELDRAEALADEAAARTDSVLAHALLDHVRATAHFWRGSYPTAYRLLLDAAATTGGDGIEPSHAARMLFQAFHAAWYAGEESVADVLARLAALPLAADDPLAPLARYLPTAVLPALGRPAALPAALQSALPTVLPTAREAVEAARRAGAESPADLVQLCGATLVLGRDEETVDLGGELVAEARAKGSLGVMPTLQFFLAEAELFHGRHADAELTATEAFALAQDTGQHQWVSQLGALLAYLAALDGRAERCTELATTALATTGPQTAAPAAGHPWAQWALALLDLGQGRAAGAADRLHALTTGPHRHHVSATRAVPDLVEAAVRLGTPERAAEPYERFARWTAAADRPWAEALRLRCQALLGPDELAEPAYRAALDLHATTHRPFEHARTALLYGEWLRRTRRRTDARPHLTAALETFDRLSAHPWSARARTELSATGTPAPQAPLTPLHSLTPQELQIARLAAQGLTNRDIAAQLFLSPRTVAHHLYKAYPKLGITSRAALPTVL; encoded by the coding sequence ATGTTGTACGGGAGGGAACACGAACAGGCCGCCGTCGACGGCCTGTTGGCGCGGGCGCGGGACGGCCGCAGCGGGGTGCTGCTGCTCCGCGGCGAGGCGGGGATCGGCAAGACCGCCCTGCTGGACGACGCCGTCGCCCGCGCCGGGACGGCGTTCCGGGTGATCCGGGCGGCGGGCGTCGAGTACGAGGCCGAACTGCCCTTCGCCGGACTGAGCCTGTTGCTGGCGCCCGGTCTGGACCGGCTGGACGTCCTGCCCGGACCGCAACGACGTGCCCTGGAGGCGGCGTTCGGGCTCGGCGAGGAGCCGACCGCCCCCGCCGACCGGCTGCTGGTCGGCCTCGCCACCCTCGGACTGCTCGCCGAACTCGCTGCCGAACAGCCGCTGTTGTGCGTGCTCGACGACGTGCAGTGGCTCGACCGGGCCTCCCTGGACGCCCTGCTGCTGGCCGCCCGGCGCCTCCAGGCCGAAGGCGTCGCCCTGTTGCTCGCTGCCCGCACCGAGGGTGGCGCCCCGACCTCCGAGCGCCAACTCGGCCTGCCCGAAATGCGGGTGACCGGCCTGGCCGAGGCCGACGCCACCCGGCTGCTGAGCGAGCGGGCCGGCCCCGACCTGCCCGCCGCCGTCCGCGACCGGCTGCTCGCCGAAGCCGCCGGCAACCCGCTCGCCCTCACCGAACTCCCCGTCGCCACCGGGCCGCAGGCGCACACCGCGGGCGGCCTCCCGCTCACCAGCCGACTGCTGATCGCCTTCCACGGCCAGGTCACCGGGCTGCCCCCGGCCACCCAGACCCTGCTGCTGGTCGCCGCCGCCGAGGAGAGCGGCGAACTCGACGTCGTGCTACCCGCCGCCGCCGGGCTCGGCATCGACGCCGAACACCTCACCCCCGCCGAGGAATCCGGCCTGGTCACGGTCACCCCCGACCGCCGGATCGCCTTCCGCCACCCGCTGCTGCGCTCCGCCATCCTCCAGCGCGCCCCGCACCACCAGCGGCTGACGGTCCACCGCACCATCGCCGGGGTTCTGCCGGAGGGCGACCGCCGCACCTGGCACCTCGCCCTCGCCGCCACCGCCCCCGACGCAGCCCTCGCCGACGCGCTGGAGCGCACCGCCGTCCGCACCGGACGGCGCGGCGGGCACGGCGGCGCGGCCGCATACGAACGCGCCGCCCGGCTCACCCCCGACCGCGACGGCGCCACCCGCCGCCTCGTCCTGGCCGCCGAAGCCGCCACCGAGGAAGGTGAGTTGGACCGGGCCGAAGCCCTCGCCGACGAGGCCGCCGCCCGCACCGACAGCGTCCTCGCCCACGCCCTGCTGGACCACGTCCGGGCCACCGCGCACTTCTGGCGCGGCTCGTACCCGACGGCCTACCGGCTGCTGCTCGACGCCGCCGCAACGACCGGTGGTGACGGCATCGAACCCAGCCACGCCGCCCGGATGCTGTTCCAGGCCTTCCACGCCGCCTGGTACGCGGGGGAGGAGTCGGTGGCCGACGTGCTCGCGCGCCTCGCCGCCCTGCCACTGGCCGCCGACGACCCCCTCGCCCCGCTCGCCCGCTACCTGCCCACCGCCGTCCTCCCAGCCCTCGGCCGGCCCGCCGCCCTGCCCGCCGCCCTGCAGAGCGCCCTGCCCACCGTCCTGCCGACCGCCCGCGAGGCCGTCGAAGCCGCCCGCCGGGCCGGCGCCGAGAGCCCCGCCGACCTGGTCCAACTCTGCGGCGCCACCCTCGTCCTCGGCCGCGACGAGGAGACCGTCGACCTCGGCGGCGAACTGGTCGCCGAGGCCCGCGCCAAGGGCAGCCTCGGGGTGATGCCCACCCTGCAGTTCTTCCTCGCCGAAGCGGAACTCTTCCACGGCCGCCACGCCGACGCCGAACTCACCGCCACCGAGGCGTTCGCCCTCGCCCAGGACACCGGCCAGCACCAGTGGGTCAGCCAACTCGGCGCACTGCTCGCCTACCTGGCCGCCCTCGACGGCCGCGCCGAACGCTGCACCGAACTGGCCACCACCGCCCTCGCCACCACCGGCCCGCAGACCGCCGCCCCCGCCGCCGGCCATCCCTGGGCCCAGTGGGCACTCGCCCTGCTCGACCTCGGCCAGGGCCGCGCCGCCGGCGCCGCCGACCGCCTCCACGCCCTCACCACCGGCCCGCACCGCCACCACGTCAGCGCCACCCGGGCCGTCCCCGACCTGGTCGAGGCCGCCGTCCGCCTCGGCACCCCGGAACGCGCCGCCGAACCCTACGAACGCTTCGCCCGCTGGACCGCCGCCGCCGACCGCCCCTGGGCCGAAGCCCTACGCCTGCGCTGCCAGGCCCTGCTCGGCCCCGACGAACTCGCCGAACCCGCCTACCGCGCCGCCCTCGACCTCCACGCCACCACCCACCGCCCCTTCGAACACGCCCGCACCGCCCTCCTCTACGGTGAATGGCTCCGCCGCACCCGCCGCCGCACCGACGCCCGCCCCCACCTCACCGCCGCCCTGGAAACCTTCGACCGCCTCTCCGCCCACCCCTGGTCCGCCCGCGCCCGCACCGAACTCTCCGCCACCGGCACTCCCGCCCCCCAAGCCCCCCTCACCCCCCTCCACTCCCTCACCCCTCAAGAACTCCAGATCGCCCGCCTGGCCGCCCAAGGCCTCACCAACCGCGACATCGCCGCCCAACTGTTCCTCAGCCCCCGCACCGTCGCCCACCACCTCTACAAGGCCTACCCCAAACTCGGCATCACCTCCCGCGCAGCCCTCCCCACCGTCCTCTGA
- a CDS encoding serine/threonine-protein kinase encodes MTLLENDPREIGGYLLEGRLGAGGMGVVYRARSASGRQVAVKVIRPELAADAEFRARFRLEVTAARKVSGAFTAPVLDADADAPAPWLVTLFIPGPSLSERVAGQGPLTPPEVLRLAAGLAEALREIHRVGLVHRDLKPGNVLLAEDGPRVIDFGIARAAGETQLTSTGVAVGTPPFMAPEQFRSGTATAATDVFALGSVLAFAATGRGPFGADSSHAVGFRVVYEEPDLTGLAAELRPLIVACLAKDPEQRPTVERLLGLSTGGERERTVQFRTGPVAPTPVTPTPTAPAVPLASVAPPAPAAAPPATPPVVPAAPAAPTGPVPPTVPAYMAAPATHPSLADAAARPRRRKGVLIGSVLSAVVVATGGTLGFLAWRDHGPDEPGSRGSKPGPSSSVTATATATTAASACGPDGKQAVGADGLQVALVKQWQADYAKECPGAEITFNGPASGTVMDQYATFKSDGVALDSPMTADQRAVVGRHCPTGYASQIPVTVLPIAVVYNTPGLQGLEFDAPTLAKIFTGKITKWNDPAIKALNSIWNLPDSPIDVRIPSNESASTAIFTQYLAKAAPADFPYQPGRAWPDKSRPASGTNASDLPAYVAGDQWSMSFVPLPDAGTLQKAKVKFGGSQAVELTPHSASMMAAGGSVQGTGTNLTVTIDYARPASGSYPIVDVGYIGFCDHGGADRALAGTAVLTNFLAHGLSAPGQAVGENLMYGPLPEALTRRVLDSLAPLRLKPGN; translated from the coding sequence GTGACCTTGCTGGAGAACGATCCGCGGGAGATCGGCGGGTACCTCCTGGAGGGCAGGCTCGGCGCGGGCGGGATGGGTGTGGTGTACCGTGCCCGGTCGGCGTCCGGCCGCCAGGTGGCGGTGAAGGTGATCCGGCCGGAGCTGGCCGCGGACGCCGAGTTCCGGGCCCGGTTCCGGCTGGAGGTCACGGCGGCGCGCAAGGTCAGCGGGGCGTTCACCGCACCCGTGCTCGACGCGGATGCCGATGCGCCGGCGCCCTGGCTCGTCACCCTCTTCATCCCCGGCCCGTCCCTGAGCGAACGGGTCGCCGGCCAGGGCCCCTTGACCCCGCCCGAGGTCCTCCGGCTCGCCGCCGGACTGGCCGAAGCACTCCGCGAGATCCACCGCGTCGGCCTGGTGCACCGCGACCTCAAGCCCGGCAACGTGCTGCTCGCCGAGGACGGCCCGCGCGTCATCGACTTCGGCATCGCGCGGGCGGCGGGCGAGACCCAGCTGACCAGCACCGGCGTGGCCGTCGGCACCCCGCCGTTCATGGCGCCCGAGCAGTTCCGCAGCGGCACGGCGACGGCGGCCACGGACGTGTTCGCTCTGGGCTCGGTACTGGCGTTCGCGGCTACCGGGCGCGGGCCGTTCGGTGCGGACTCCTCACACGCGGTGGGCTTTCGGGTGGTGTACGAGGAGCCGGACCTGACCGGGCTCGCGGCTGAGCTGCGTCCGCTGATCGTTGCCTGCCTGGCGAAAGACCCGGAGCAACGGCCCACGGTGGAGCGGTTGTTGGGGCTTTCTACGGGGGGTGAGCGGGAGCGGACGGTTCAGTTCCGGACCGGGCCGGTGGCTCCGACTCCGGTGACGCCGACGCCGACGGCCCCGGCGGTGCCGCTCGCGTCGGTGGCTCCTCCGGCTCCCGCGGCCGCGCCCCCGGCCACTCCGCCGGTCGTGCCCGCCGCGCCCGCAGCGCCGACGGGCCCGGTACCGCCGACCGTCCCCGCGTACATGGCGGCCCCCGCCACCCACCCGTCCCTCGCCGACGCCGCCGCGCGCCCACGGAGGCGCAAGGGCGTGCTGATCGGCTCGGTGCTGTCCGCGGTCGTCGTCGCCACGGGGGGCACCCTGGGCTTCCTCGCCTGGCGGGACCACGGCCCGGACGAGCCGGGGTCCCGTGGCTCGAAGCCCGGCCCGTCCTCCTCAGTGACGGCGACGGCTACGGCGACGACCGCCGCCTCAGCCTGCGGCCCCGACGGCAAGCAGGCGGTCGGCGCGGACGGGCTGCAGGTGGCCCTCGTCAAGCAGTGGCAGGCGGATTACGCCAAGGAGTGCCCAGGCGCCGAGATCACCTTCAACGGCCCCGCGAGCGGCACCGTGATGGACCAGTACGCGACCTTCAAGTCCGACGGCGTCGCCCTGGACTCGCCGATGACGGCCGATCAGCGGGCCGTCGTCGGCCGCCACTGCCCCACCGGCTACGCCTCCCAGATCCCGGTCACCGTGCTGCCGATCGCCGTGGTCTACAACACGCCCGGGCTGCAGGGGCTGGAGTTCGACGCCCCGACGCTCGCCAAGATCTTCACTGGCAAGATCACCAAGTGGAACGACCCGGCGATCAAGGCGCTCAACTCGATCTGGAACCTGCCGGACTCGCCGATCGACGTACGGATCCCGAGCAACGAGTCGGCGTCCACCGCCATCTTCACCCAGTACCTCGCCAAGGCGGCGCCCGCCGACTTCCCCTACCAGCCGGGCCGGGCGTGGCCCGACAAGTCGCGGCCCGCGTCCGGCACGAACGCGTCCGACCTCCCCGCCTACGTCGCCGGGGACCAGTGGTCGATGTCCTTCGTGCCGCTCCCGGACGCCGGCACCCTCCAGAAGGCCAAGGTGAAGTTCGGCGGCTCCCAGGCGGTGGAACTCACCCCCCACTCCGCCAGCATGATGGCCGCCGGGGGCTCGGTGCAGGGCACGGGCACCAACCTGACGGTCACGATCGACTACGCGAGGCCCGCCTCGGGCAGCTACCCCATCGTCGACGTCGGCTACATCGGCTTCTGCGACCACGGCGGGGCCGATCGCGCCCTCGCCGGCACCGCCGTCCTGACCAACTTCCTGGCCCACGGGCTGAGCGCGCCGGGCCAGGCAGTCGGCGAGAACCTCATGTACGGCCCGCTGCCGGAGGCCCTGACAAGGCGCGTGCTGGATTCCCTGGCCCCCCTGCGGCTGAAGCCCGGCAATTGA